One Etheostoma cragini isolate CJK2018 chromosome 6, CSU_Ecrag_1.0, whole genome shotgun sequence DNA window includes the following coding sequences:
- the LOC117946274 gene encoding zinc finger protein 184-like translates to MQLKTTFFLFTLITSKMQSLKAFLSERLTAAAEEIFGAVEKTIAEYKEEVSRSKDLEISRLRMQLKLLKSEPRLERCLGAQLQQLTHHHHHHHPPPPPPPLPQQQQHQSVPAVEPAKSQHREEDGGSRMEQEEHPEPSQVKKEQQLKSHRDFWMGHDAEQLESLESDIKDFISSPPSLKSSLQDPTLPFHPYHHNNQGEESKDKSYCCSVCEKRFSNCSHLAAHIRTHTGERPYRCELCRKTFITTSALNRHQTIHTEGKHFVCNYCGKSFKWMESLGRHMRSVHKRENI, encoded by the exons ATGCAACtgaaaactactttttttttgtttacattaataACGTCCAAAATGCAGTCACTGAAAGCGTTTCTCAGCGAGAGACTAACAGCAGCCGCGGAGGAGATATTTGGAGCTGTTGAAAAGACAATCGCCGAGTACAAAGAGGAGGTTTCTCGTTCAAAAGATTTAGAAATCAGCCGTCTCAGGATGCAGCTGAAGCTCCTCAAGTCAG AGCCTCGGTTGGAAAGGTGCCTCGGCgcccagctgcagcagctcacccatcatcaccaccaccaccatcctcctcctcctcctcctcctcttcctcagcagcagcagcatcagtcAGTCCCTGCAGTGGAGCCTGCTAAGTCCCAGCACCGTGAGGAGGATGGAGGCAGCAGAATGGAGCAGGAGGAGCACCCAGAGCCCTCGCAGGTGaagaaggagcagcagctgaaGAGCCACAGGGATTTCTGGATGGGTCACGATGCAGAGCAGCTCGAAAGCCTTGAATCAGACATCAAAGACTTCATCTCGTCTCCTCCCAGCCTTAAAAGCAGCCTGCAGGACCCCACCTTGCCCTTCCACCCCTACCACCACAACAACCAAGGCGAGGAGAGCAAAGACAAATCCTACTGCTGCTCTGTTTGTGAAAAGCGTTTCAGTAACTGCTCCCACCTCGCGGCTCATatcaggacacacacaggagagaggcCTTACAGATGTGAACTGTGCAGGAAGACTTTCATCACAACGAGCGCTCTAAACAGACACCAGACGATCCACACCGAAGGGAAACACTTTGTCTGTAATTATTGTGGTAAATCCTTCAAATGGATGGAGTCTCTTGGCAGGCACATGCGAAGTGTGCATAAGAGAGAGAATATATGA
- the tpi1b gene encoding triosephosphate isomerase B, translating into MSRKFFVGGNWKLNGDKKSLGELIQTLNGATVDPNVEVVCGAPSIYLDFVRSKLDAKFGVAAQNCYKVAKGAFTGEISPAMIKDCGVNWVILGHSERRHVFGESDELIGQKTAHALESGLSVIACIGEKLDEREGGITEKVVFAQTKVIADNVKDWSKVVLAYEPVWAIGTGKTASPQQAQEVHEKLRQWLKTNVSEAVASSVRIIYGGSVTGATCKELGSQKDVDGFLVGGASLKPEFIEIINAKV; encoded by the exons ATGAGCAGGAAATTCTTCGTAGGTGGAAACTGGAAGTTGAACGGCGATAAGAAAAGCCTAGGGGAGCTCATACAGACCCTGAACGGAGCCACGGTAGACCCCAATGTCG aGGTGGTGTGCGGTGCTCCTTCAATCTACCTGGACTTTGTCAGGTCCAAGCTGGACGCTAAGTTTGGCGTTGCTGCTCAGAACTGCTACAAAGTTGCCAAGGGTGCCTTCACTGGGGAGATCAG CCCTGCGATGATAAAGGACTGTGGAGTGAACTGGGTTATCCTGGGACACTCTGAGAGGCGCCACGTCTTTGGAGAGAGTGATGAG ctCATCGGTCAGAAGACCGCCCACGCTCTGGAGAGTGGACTCAGTGTCATCGCCTGCATCGGCGAGAAGCTGGACGAGAGAGAGGGCGGCATCACCGAGAAAGTCGTCTTTGCTCAGACTAAGGTCATCGCAG ACAATGTAAAGGACTGGAGCAAGGTTGTGCTTGCTTATGAACCTGTATGGGCTATTGGCACCGGAAAGACCGCTTCCCCACAGCAG GCTCAGGAAGTTCACGAGAAACTGAGGCAGTGGCTGAAGACCAACGTGTCTGAGGCTGTGGCCAGCTCTGTGAGGATCATTTATGGAG GCTCTGTCACCGGTGCTACCTGCAAAGAGCTTGGCTCCCAGAAGGATGTTGACGGTTTCCTTGTCGGCGGAGCCTCTCTTAAGCCGGAGTTTATCGAAATCATCAACGCCAAGGTATAA